One genomic segment of Kocuria rhizophila DC2201 includes these proteins:
- a CDS encoding alpha/beta hydrolase: protein MTPPLPRRALALLAAALLCLSACSSGGGQDPRGSADPDVTAGTDPALQRFYTQTPQWGECGSTSGGQPLPKGLECAELTVPVDYAHPSGGDTTVALARLPASGGDARGALFLNPGGPGGSGVDMMASTDYFSSAKIRRDYDLVGFDPRGVVRSDGIRCLSDRELDEWRAQPAFDPSKQSLDDVRKSSQRIGRACHEHSSAVVSHMDTQNVARDLDVLRASLGQATTHYMGFSYGTEIGATYAHLFPRRTGRMVLDGAVDPALDERSSSLAQAEGFEDNLRHFVADCQEHTRGCAVGGEDVDAGVRRIQDMLHSVAQGRTRTSDGRTVTPTNALEGILVPLYSTSGYDQLNSALHEAFDGSFDALMASSDANHGRDPSGKYTSNVSMAFLAVSCLDATDSGVTDAQMTRAAQQMTERAPTFGPYLGYGAAACQGWPDKPVTPLPELRADVETPAVVIGTTHDPATPYPWAQSLASQLGRARLLTHEGYGHTAYTSGSGCITRAVDDYLLDGTLPDEGTVCRQS from the coding sequence GTGACACCACCCCTGCCCCGCCGTGCCCTGGCCCTGCTGGCAGCGGCCCTGCTGTGCCTCAGCGCGTGCTCGAGCGGCGGTGGGCAGGACCCCCGGGGCAGCGCGGATCCGGACGTCACCGCCGGCACGGACCCCGCGCTGCAGCGCTTCTACACGCAGACCCCGCAGTGGGGCGAGTGCGGCAGCACCTCCGGTGGGCAGCCCCTGCCCAAGGGCCTGGAGTGCGCGGAGCTCACCGTGCCCGTGGACTACGCCCACCCCTCGGGCGGGGACACCACCGTGGCGCTCGCCCGGCTGCCCGCGTCCGGCGGTGACGCCCGCGGCGCGCTGTTCCTGAACCCCGGTGGTCCGGGCGGGTCCGGCGTGGACATGATGGCCTCCACCGACTACTTCAGCTCCGCCAAGATCCGCAGGGACTACGACCTCGTGGGCTTCGACCCCCGCGGCGTGGTCCGCTCGGACGGCATCCGCTGCCTCTCCGACCGTGAGCTGGACGAGTGGCGTGCGCAGCCGGCGTTCGACCCCTCCAAGCAGTCGCTCGACGACGTGCGGAAGAGCTCGCAACGGATCGGCCGCGCCTGCCACGAGCACTCCTCCGCGGTGGTCTCCCACATGGACACCCAGAACGTGGCCCGGGACCTGGACGTCCTGCGGGCCTCCCTGGGCCAGGCCACCACCCACTACATGGGCTTCTCCTACGGCACGGAGATCGGCGCCACCTACGCCCACCTGTTCCCCCGCAGGACCGGCCGCATGGTGCTCGACGGCGCGGTGGACCCGGCCCTCGACGAGCGCTCCTCGTCCCTCGCCCAGGCCGAGGGGTTCGAGGACAACCTGCGCCACTTCGTGGCGGACTGCCAGGAGCACACCCGCGGCTGCGCCGTGGGCGGCGAGGACGTGGACGCCGGCGTCCGCAGGATCCAGGACATGCTGCACTCCGTGGCGCAGGGCCGCACTCGGACCTCCGACGGGCGCACCGTGACCCCCACGAACGCCCTCGAGGGGATCCTGGTGCCGCTGTACTCCACGAGCGGCTACGACCAGCTGAACTCCGCGCTGCACGAGGCCTTCGACGGCTCGTTCGACGCCCTCATGGCCTCCTCCGACGCCAACCACGGCCGGGACCCGTCCGGGAAGTACACCTCCAACGTGTCCATGGCGTTCCTGGCCGTGAGCTGCCTGGATGCCACCGACTCCGGTGTGACCGACGCCCAGATGACCCGGGCCGCACAGCAGATGACGGAACGGGCGCCCACGTTCGGCCCCTACCTGGGCTACGGGGCGGCGGCGTGCCAGGGGTGGCCGGACAAGCCGGTGACCCCGCTGCCGGAGCTGCGCGCGGACGTGGAGACCCCGGCGGTGGTCATCGGCACCACCCACGACCCCGCCACGCCCTACCCGTGGGCGCAGTCGCTGGCCTCCCAGCTGGGCCGGGCGCGGCTGCTGACCCACGAGGGCTACGGCCACACGGCCTACACCTCAGGCAGCGGCTGCATCACCCGGGCCGTGGACGACTACCTCCTGGACGGCACCCTCCCGGACGAGGGCACAGTGTGCCGCCAGAGCTGA
- a CDS encoding HAD-IC family P-type ATPase, with the protein MPQRTQNAAPRPQRADDGTLVREGLSSQAVAERVELGLTNAASSTTSRSVWAIIRTHVFTLFNLVLGLCAAVIIALGRWLDLLFCLAALSNVVIGFVQEYSAKRQLDKIALLRRDPATVLRDGRSVKIPLEEIVLDDVLLLSRGDQVPADAVVLSADGLDLDESLLTGESDAVLKHPGDRMFSASSVTSGSGAVRVTAVGEKSHASKLANEARQFAPINSELRASLARVVRWLTIALVPIIAVVLNGQMQAAGGWHRALDSGSWQDALVAAVSSVASMIPQGLALMTTISFAVAAVKLARDEVLIQEQPAVEVLARVDTVCFDKTGTLTEGGVSFDAARSLMPPARDDAAGPGGVVGTAAEADAREDVLEPSPEAAAALAWFGADPHANPTAAALAEGFEHPNPAQPVAVLGFSSANRFSGVEFPDTGAWILGAPEVLLAGEERAAARGHAQDLAAAGMRTMVLSHAPHLVMADTGPGEKPRAAQTLPEDLEPQLLLTFSEQVRSDARRTLQYFQDQGIDLKVFSGDNPATVAAAAGMAGMDVSHGAVDASALPEDGDELHRAALEHSVFGRVSPHQKKNMVLGLQDSGRVVAMTGDGINDALALKHADLGIAMGNAAPATKAVSRMVLLDGQFSRLPSVLAEGRKIIANIERVTNLFLTKTGFAVMMGLALGLLAWTFPFLPRQYSTADALMIGIPSFILTMLPNTRRYVSGYLRRALHFALPSAAIVTLCVVGLNFYERTLDPAESTRAFQTASFIVLVLVGLWVLCVGSRPLTAVRLALVLTMYAGLVLVLVVPLSLAYHQFQLPHASLFWAAVAIAAVGSVLVEINFRVHTRWLRRTQPEAFLADERSHEH; encoded by the coding sequence ATGCCCCAACGCACCCAGAACGCCGCGCCCAGGCCGCAGAGGGCCGACGACGGCACGCTGGTGAGGGAGGGGCTGAGCTCGCAGGCCGTCGCCGAGCGCGTGGAGCTCGGACTCACCAATGCGGCGTCGTCCACCACGTCGCGCAGCGTGTGGGCCATCATCCGCACCCACGTGTTCACGCTGTTCAACCTGGTGCTGGGACTGTGCGCGGCGGTGATCATCGCGCTGGGCCGGTGGCTGGACCTGCTGTTCTGCCTCGCGGCGCTGAGCAACGTGGTCATCGGCTTCGTGCAGGAGTACTCCGCCAAGCGGCAGCTGGACAAGATCGCCCTGCTGCGCCGGGACCCGGCCACCGTGCTGCGCGACGGGCGCAGCGTGAAGATCCCCCTCGAGGAGATCGTGCTGGACGACGTCCTGCTGCTCAGCCGCGGGGACCAGGTGCCTGCGGACGCCGTGGTGCTCTCCGCGGACGGACTCGACCTCGACGAGTCCCTGCTCACCGGTGAGAGCGACGCCGTTCTCAAGCACCCCGGGGACCGCATGTTCTCCGCGTCGAGCGTCACCAGCGGCTCGGGCGCGGTGCGCGTCACCGCGGTGGGGGAGAAGTCCCACGCCTCGAAGCTCGCCAACGAGGCGCGGCAGTTCGCGCCCATCAACTCGGAGCTGCGGGCCTCCCTCGCCCGCGTGGTGCGGTGGCTGACCATCGCCCTGGTCCCCATCATCGCGGTGGTGCTCAACGGTCAGATGCAGGCAGCCGGCGGCTGGCACCGGGCCCTCGACTCCGGGTCCTGGCAGGACGCCCTCGTGGCCGCGGTGTCCTCTGTGGCCTCGATGATCCCGCAGGGACTCGCGCTGATGACCACCATCAGCTTCGCCGTGGCGGCGGTCAAGCTCGCCCGGGACGAGGTGCTGATCCAGGAGCAGCCCGCCGTGGAGGTGCTCGCCCGCGTGGACACGGTGTGCTTCGACAAGACCGGCACCCTCACGGAGGGCGGCGTCTCGTTCGACGCCGCCCGCAGCCTGATGCCCCCGGCGCGGGACGACGCCGCCGGGCCGGGCGGCGTCGTCGGCACGGCAGCGGAGGCGGACGCCCGGGAGGACGTCCTGGAGCCCTCCCCGGAGGCCGCCGCGGCGCTCGCGTGGTTCGGGGCGGACCCGCACGCCAACCCCACGGCCGCGGCGCTCGCCGAGGGTTTCGAGCACCCGAACCCGGCCCAGCCCGTTGCCGTGCTGGGCTTCTCCTCCGCCAACCGGTTCTCCGGCGTGGAGTTCCCCGACACCGGTGCCTGGATCCTGGGGGCCCCGGAAGTGCTGCTCGCGGGGGAGGAGCGGGCCGCGGCCCGGGGCCACGCCCAGGACCTCGCGGCCGCGGGCATGCGCACCATGGTGCTCTCCCACGCACCCCACCTGGTCATGGCGGACACCGGCCCCGGGGAGAAGCCGCGCGCGGCGCAGACGCTGCCCGAGGACCTCGAACCGCAGCTGCTGCTGACCTTCAGCGAGCAGGTGCGCTCCGACGCCCGCCGCACCCTGCAGTACTTCCAGGACCAGGGCATCGACCTGAAGGTGTTCTCCGGGGACAACCCGGCCACGGTCGCGGCTGCCGCCGGAATGGCGGGCATGGACGTCTCCCATGGGGCGGTGGACGCGAGCGCCCTGCCGGAGGACGGGGATGAGCTGCACCGTGCGGCACTCGAGCACAGCGTCTTCGGCCGGGTCTCGCCCCACCAGAAGAAGAACATGGTGCTCGGGCTGCAGGACAGCGGCCGCGTGGTGGCCATGACCGGTGACGGCATCAACGACGCCCTGGCGCTCAAGCACGCGGACCTCGGCATCGCGATGGGCAACGCCGCTCCCGCGACCAAGGCCGTGTCCCGCATGGTGCTGCTGGACGGCCAGTTCTCCCGGCTGCCGTCCGTGCTCGCCGAGGGCCGGAAGATCATCGCGAACATCGAACGGGTCACCAACCTGTTCCTCACCAAGACCGGTTTCGCGGTCATGATGGGGCTCGCGCTCGGCCTGCTGGCCTGGACGTTCCCGTTCCTGCCGCGCCAGTACTCCACGGCGGACGCCCTGATGATCGGCATCCCGTCCTTCATCCTGACCATGCTGCCCAACACCCGCCGCTACGTCTCCGGGTACCTGCGCCGGGCGCTGCACTTCGCGCTGCCGAGTGCGGCCATCGTGACGCTGTGCGTGGTGGGGCTGAACTTCTACGAGCGCACCCTGGACCCCGCCGAGAGCACACGGGCGTTCCAGACCGCGAGCTTCATCGTGCTCGTGCTGGTGGGGCTGTGGGTGCTGTGCGTGGGCTCCCGCCCCCTCACGGCCGTGCGGCTGGCCCTGGTGCTAACGATGTATGCGGGTCTGGTGCTCGTGCTCGTGGTGCCGCTGTCGCTGGCGTACCACCAGTTCCAGCTGCCGCACGCGTCCCTGTTCTGGGCGGCCGTGGCCATCGCCGCCGTGGGCTCCGTGCTGGTGGAGATCAACTTCCGGGTGCACACCCGCTGGCTGCGCCGCACTCAGCCGGAGGCGTTCCTCGCGGACGAGCGCTCGCACGAGCACTGA
- a CDS encoding YbdD/YjiX family protein, which translates to MPGTSPAPLLARAAGWCRAAVRFGNGVLGADRYERYLQYHRASGSDQPPMTEREFWRDWQDWQDAHPEGRCC; encoded by the coding sequence ATGCCCGGCACGAGCCCGGCCCCGCTGCTCGCGCGGGCGGCGGGCTGGTGCCGGGCGGCGGTGCGCTTCGGCAACGGGGTGCTGGGCGCGGACCGGTACGAGCGCTACCTGCAGTATCACCGCGCGAGCGGCAGCGACCAGCCGCCCATGACGGAACGCGAGTTCTGGCGCGACTGGCAGGACTGGCAGGACGCCCACCCCGAGGGCCGGTGCTGCTGA